The region CACCTGCGCACGAAGCTTCGCCGCCTCTGCCAGGATCTCCTCACGCGCCTGCCCGATCAGGGCACTGACCTCCGGCTTGGCCAGCTCAGCCACTACGTGTTCGGCGACGTAGGTCTCAAACGGGTCAGCACTGATACGAACCCTGCCGCAGCCACCCGGATGCTGCGGCCTGTTCGGAAGGCAGCGGTACCCACGGCTCCCGCTGTTCGCAGGCGATGCGCCGAAGATGCCGCCGCACAGGCCGCAATCGGTGAGCTCGCCCGTCATGAGGTATTCGCGCTGTTCAGCCCGGCGGTAGGTTGGATCGTTCAACCGCCGCACCGCCCGAATGGCTTTGAACTCCTCGGGCTGGATAATTCGCGGCCCCCCTGAGTCCACCAGGTTGCCGTCCGCGTCCTCAGCGAGCCCAGCGATCGCTGGGTGGTCGAGGACGTTCGCCAGGACAGACGGCCGCCAACGGCCTCCCCGGGTTGTCCGGTAGCCCTCAGCGTTCATCCATGTCGTGATCGCTTCGTAGGTCTGCTGCTGAATGCGGCGGCTAGCGGCCTGCCGCAAAGGCGCGGCCTCGCTCTCGCGCACCCTCTCGTGCGCCATGTCGTCGAACCCATATAGCCGAGGCATGCGCTGTACTCCTTGACCTCGCCGACCCCCTTACCACACCAAGTTTACCGGAGATAGGTCACACTGTTGCAAAGCAACAACACTCCTCAAATCTGCTCGTCACTCACGCTCAGCCCGCGCGTTCACGCCGAGGATCTTCCACAGCTCTGCCGTCGGCACACGGATCGTGCCACCCAGCGGGAGCGTCCGAACCGGGAACTGTCCTGACCGGATCAGTTCATACGCCTTGTCGCGGCCGATCCCGAGGGCTCGGCCAGCAGTTGTCACGTTCACTGTGGCCGGGAGGGCCAGCAGCTCCTCCAGTCCCATCGCTCCGGACGGAGCCTGGTCGCATGCTTCCCGAGCAGCCATGTCGTTGGTCGCATCCTCCCCCGCGCCAACTTGCCCACGACTTTACAGCAGTGTCCGACAGCCCCAGCAAGATGAAGAAAGATCACACAGGACCCGTACGGACACGTACGCACAAGCAAAGCTGACTGTGGACAGTCAGTAGCAGGGGGTCAGATGTTCTCGCCGAGCTACTACCGGCGATGCCAGTGCAAGGGGCCGCTCAAGGACGAGGCAGGCAACCCGATCCTCGATGCCGAAGGTGCACCGAAGATCGGGGACATCGGGCTGACGTGCCCGAAGCTCGGT is a window of Streptomyces violaceusniger Tu 4113 DNA encoding:
- a CDS encoding recombinase family protein, which produces MAHERVRESEAAPLRQAASRRIQQQTYEAITTWMNAEGYRTTRGGRWRPSVLANVLDHPAIAGLAEDADGNLVDSGGPRIIQPEEFKAIRAVRRLNDPTYRRAEQREYLMTGELTDCGLCGGIFGASPANSGSRGYRCLPNRPQHPGGCGRVRISADPFETYVAEHVVAELAKPEVSALIGQAREEILAEAAKLRAQVKADKARQKELGESYARSPDLSLSAFRAADKQLTDQIRENAAQARFLEQVRHVPVGAVPDLVRWWRHAPLASKQGVLTLMLERVTVYPAAARGSRTVDGDRVQLTWRKWNPSQRDSAVTAG
- a CDS encoding helix-turn-helix domain-containing protein, producing the protein MAAREACDQAPSGAMGLEELLALPATVNVTTAGRALGIGRDKAYELIRSGQFPVRTLPLGGTIRVPTAELWKILGVNARAERE